A single genomic interval of Mucilaginibacter boryungensis harbors:
- a CDS encoding BamA/TamA family outer membrane protein translates to MFTKKTYSAFILTLSIIGIAGVAFAQQKVLGDSIKIAVYPPYNKVSALHRTFWGKNYRTLWATPVNMKVFYLEKEKGGLTITDMGGGKQTRSLQLTDAAGHQWALRSVQKFPERALPKDQRHTVLKAILQDEVTTSNPYAALAVPPLADALNIPHSNPVFVYLPDDPALGQYRKEFANHVYLFEEREPLDGTKTYKTEKVQEKLQDDNDNRIDQKQLLRARLLDMIMGDWDRHGDQWRWEKEDSGKINLYQPIPKDRDKVFYSTSGVFPFFAALANPQLQPFKNHISKIEFWNKNAIYFDFYFLNQLSKTDWEEQIAYVQSKLTNELLASAVKKLPADIYKLTGRETTEKLIARRNNIKHDALEYYLFLAKNVDVSASDKKEQFTVNELDNGSLDVTMRAVKKDDSLGKVVYHRILQPGETKSVRLYGMGGKDVFMVKGHVPSPIKVRMIGGDGEDRFIIDSTLFNRRKLVVFDRSDEKNELPPHRLASVMTSKDTSVNTYDKYNFKYDLYLPKVGIGYNTEDGVRLQVGYAIEKHGFRDSPYVYKQELSAGYTLSKSSFIFTYAGDFKNFIGTSGLNVNVIGRGPNNVNSFFGYGNNSVFVNEGTKEFNYYRNRYDHIDADIRIYQQHKKWKISEGVIGQYYTSNLATNVNHYFFEYNQQHPADDFFATKAYGGLVLGAEFDTRDNTTWPTKGIYWTTKITGLTGINIKDHTNGQIFTTFNFYLNPGGDSTFVIANRIGGGVFIGHGEFFQMMNLGGPFSLQGYHTSRFIGKQMAFNNTELRLKLFKFNTYIFPGTLGLIAYNDAGRVWLPGESSDTIHDAFGGGLFITPYNKVMLSAVIGQTTTGADGSLLYLSAGVRF, encoded by the coding sequence ATGTTTACAAAAAAAACCTATTCTGCGTTCATATTAACTTTATCCATTATCGGCATTGCAGGTGTTGCTTTTGCACAGCAAAAGGTTTTGGGCGATAGTATTAAAATTGCCGTTTACCCGCCCTATAACAAGGTAAGTGCCCTACATAGAACGTTTTGGGGCAAAAACTACCGCACGCTTTGGGCTACACCAGTTAACATGAAGGTGTTTTATCTTGAAAAAGAAAAGGGGGGCTTAACCATAACTGATATGGGCGGCGGTAAGCAAACCCGTTCGCTGCAATTAACCGATGCCGCAGGACACCAATGGGCTTTACGTTCTGTACAAAAATTCCCCGAAAGGGCATTGCCTAAAGATCAGCGGCATACCGTATTAAAAGCTATTTTACAGGACGAGGTAACTACATCTAACCCATACGCCGCGCTTGCGGTACCGCCACTGGCTGATGCCCTTAACATTCCGCATAGCAACCCGGTATTTGTTTACCTGCCAGACGACCCTGCCTTAGGCCAATACCGTAAAGAATTTGCCAACCATGTTTACCTGTTTGAAGAACGTGAACCGCTTGATGGCACAAAAACATACAAAACAGAAAAGGTACAGGAAAAGCTACAGGATGATAACGATAACCGCATTGACCAAAAGCAACTGCTGCGCGCCCGCCTGCTGGATATGATTATGGGTGACTGGGACAGGCACGGCGACCAATGGCGCTGGGAAAAGGAAGATAGTGGCAAAATTAATTTATATCAACCTATTCCAAAAGACAGGGATAAGGTTTTCTATTCAACATCGGGTGTCTTCCCATTCTTTGCCGCTCTGGCCAACCCGCAACTGCAGCCTTTTAAAAACCATATCAGCAAAATAGAATTCTGGAATAAAAACGCCATTTACTTTGATTTTTATTTCCTTAACCAATTAAGCAAAACCGACTGGGAAGAACAAATAGCTTACGTGCAAAGCAAACTTACCAATGAATTGCTGGCTAGCGCTGTGAAAAAACTACCTGCCGATATTTACAAATTGACCGGCAGGGAAACAACTGAAAAACTGATAGCGCGCCGTAATAATATCAAGCACGACGCATTGGAATATTATCTTTTCCTCGCTAAAAATGTAGATGTATCAGCATCGGATAAAAAGGAACAATTTACAGTTAACGAACTGGATAACGGCAGCCTCGATGTTACCATGCGTGCAGTTAAAAAAGATGACAGCCTGGGCAAAGTTGTTTACCACCGCATTTTACAACCGGGTGAGACCAAAAGTGTGCGCCTGTATGGCATGGGCGGTAAGGATGTATTTATGGTAAAGGGCCATGTGCCCTCGCCAATAAAGGTACGGATGATTGGTGGTGATGGAGAAGACCGTTTTATAATAGACAGTACTTTGTTTAACCGGCGCAAACTGGTTGTTTTTGATAGGTCGGATGAGAAAAATGAACTGCCGCCGCACCGTTTAGCCAGTGTAATGACTTCCAAAGATACCAGTGTAAATACATACGATAAGTATAACTTTAAATACGATTTGTACCTGCCTAAGGTAGGCATAGGTTATAATACTGAAGATGGTGTGCGGCTGCAGGTTGGCTATGCTATTGAAAAGCATGGCTTCAGGGATAGCCCGTATGTTTATAAACAAGAACTTAGCGCGGGTTATACACTATCAAAAAGCTCGTTTATTTTCACTTATGCGGGCGATTTTAAAAATTTCATTGGTACAAGCGGCCTTAACGTCAACGTCATCGGCCGTGGCCCAAACAATGTAAACAGTTTTTTTGGTTACGGCAACAATTCGGTATTTGTGAATGAAGGGACAAAGGAGTTTAATTACTACCGCAACCGGTACGATCATATCGACGCCGACATCAGGATATACCAGCAACATAAAAAATGGAAGATCAGCGAAGGGGTGATAGGGCAGTATTATACCAGCAATTTGGCTACCAACGTAAACCACTATTTTTTTGAATATAACCAGCAACACCCGGCAGATGATTTTTTTGCCACCAAGGCATACGGCGGCTTGGTATTAGGTGCCGAATTTGATACCAGGGACAACACAACCTGGCCCACTAAAGGGATATACTGGACCACCAAAATAACGGGTTTAACGGGTATAAATATAAAAGATCACACCAACGGGCAAATATTTACCACCTTCAACTTTTACTTAAATCCCGGCGGCGACTCTACATTTGTAATAGCTAACCGTATTGGCGGCGGGGTATTTATCGGGCATGGCGAGTTTTTTCAGATGATGAATTTAGGTGGCCCATTCAGCTTGCAGGGATACCATACCAGCAGGTTTATAGGTAAACAAATGGCATTTAACAATACTGAATTACGTTTAAAGCTATTTAAATTTAACACCTACATATTCCCGGGTACATTAGGGCTTATAGCTTACAATGATGCCGGCAGGGTATGGTTACCCGGCGAAAGTTCGGACACCATACACGATGCTTTTGGCGGCGGGTTATTCATCACCCCATATAACAAAGTG